The following is a genomic window from Capnocytophaga stomatis.
TTTTTAGGAATTGTACCCATTATAGTTTTTGGAGGAAGTTCTTGTACTTTTGAAGATGTTCTTGAACACGCCAATGAAAAACACAAAGAACTTAATGAAAATATTAATGATAGAGAATATGATTTTATAATTACTCCTGACAACGTAACAGGAGATTTTAGAACATTTTTTCAGAATGTGGTCAGAGCATATAATAACGTACTAATAAAGGATGGGACATATGAGATAGAATTAGTTAATGGGTTTGGGGTTTTTCCTAAAAATGGATCAACCATTACTTTCGAGAAAAACGCAAAAATAAAAGTTAAGCCCAATAGTCTCGAGGTTTATTCTGTGATAGATTTGAGAGGAAAAAAAGACATAACACTAATTAATCCCAATCTAGAGGGTGATAAATATACACATTTAGGAAAAACGGGACAGTGGGGATTTGGCATACATGTTGCAAACTGTAAAAATATTGTTATAAAAAATGCATATGTCACAAAATTCTGGGGAGATGGAATCTATCTAAGAAACTGTGAAAATGTTAAAATATACAAACCCTATCTACCAGATAATAGACGTCAAGGTTTATCCATACTATCTGGTAAAGACATAGAAATACATGACTTGGTCGCAGAAGACACAGGAGGGCAAAACCCTGGTTATGGAATAGATATAGAACCTGATTGGAATGGTGACAGCGTCACAGGATTGCGAATATACAGACCAATTGTTAGAAACAATGGAAATGGCACGTACTATACTGGAGGGATTAATCTCTCAACGCACAAATCACACATTCTTAAGCCAGAAAAAACAACTTTTTCATATTCCTACTTTGAGATAGATATTTTTGATCCAATTTTTGAAGGCGATGCCCTTATGATTTCCGCTTACACCAACTATGTAAAAGGTCACATCAAAATATACAACCCAACTTTTTACAAGGCAAAAAACACTGCAGTCTATATACACAATCACCAATCAGATAACTTTACAACAGAAATTATCAATCCTAAATTTATCGATTGTGTAACATCAACGAAACAGTCAATTTACTTAGCTCCAATACTTTTTGACTGTAGTAATTTAGCAGTGAAAAGTACTGGCACAAAAAACATCAAAATCACAAACCCTATTATTGAAGCGTCAGAAAGAGCTACTTATAAACTAGCTGCTATTCGAAACATCACTGCAAACACTTTTAAAGAAGACTTAAAAAATGTAACTATACAAAATTTAACAGTAAAAGGGTATGAAAAACCTTTCTACAACCACAGTGGAAACAGATTTACAAACTCAGATCTGCATAACACATTTTCTTTGACGATAAGTAAGGAAAGTGTACTTCCATCACTAAACGCAGAGCTCACTGTTTCAAAATCCCTTGACGGAATGGCGATAAATCATATTGATAGCACACAAGAAACCAAACTATATCTATCTGATGAAATCCCTATTTCGGGGTCTGAATTTTATTACCTCAACAACTCGGACAACAAAACTTCACTAAAAATCCTTTTTGGAACGAAAAGAAACCTTACAAAAAACCGCATAGAAAATTGGGGCACCACAAAATTTAGTGGCATTGAAGTACCTTTTGGTGGCTTTGTTAGATTGCGAAAAAACGATACTAATTCCTGGATAGTAACGAGTTCCTCAAAGAATTTAAAAGGAATTTAGGGAATTTTACAGCAGCATTACACATAGTATATCACTAACTAACCCATAGCCTAGTATAGTATCAATAGAATTGTGTTCTTATTTTTCGCAAAAAGTATTTTAACCAAAAATGATTGATTTATGTGAACATGTTGCAAGGCATGTAAAGTACTTTACATATCATAAATTGTTATTTTTTTCATAAAAGAAAAAAAAACGATAATCATACAAAAAAAACACATACCTTTGTAGCCGACATTAAATTCACTTTTATAAAAAGATGCTCTTATCGGTTCATCTTCTAACGTTGTGTATACAAACAAGTATTTGAAAATCAATTCAGGCAGTAAGAATATATGAATATAACATTGATAAGTTTCTCATTTAGAGGAATATAGGAGGCAATACCATAGCTTTTGACAGTACCTTAGTAACGCGAAAGATTGCCACTACGTTAAATGTAAGAGCTGGTTATGTTGATGGTAGTGATTCAAGGGAGATGTTGCCTTATAAAAAGCCAGCGATGAGACCAGAGGACATCATCCTTTTCGAACAAAAATACAAATTTGAGGTAGCTTCACATAGTGTAAATACCTCAATACAGAGGGAAACATCGACACCTCCTACAACAGATGAGGTGATTGAGCTACTCTAAAGGGCACCCATATTGGTCTTACCATATCCTAACTCAGAGTTAAATTTGAGAAATTTAAGTTCTTAAAAAAACGTTGGTCAAAGAAAAAGTTGATTATGTTTGAACATTTTTTCGAATAAAAATGAAATCCTTGAAGATTTTTTTCGCAAATCGACGCCTTGATATTCACCTGTTTTTTTCCTATGTACAGGCATGTCAAAAGACCATAATGAAGGTACAGACTGTATTTTTATTCTTTACGAATACTGAGTAGTATAACTTGGAAACAGGCTACTCTCTGATTAGAAAATATATATTAAAAAGAGGAATTCTTGACCTTGATTTTTCGTAGTATTGATAAAGAACCTAACAGTTGGAGTTGGGATCCTGATAACTTAATCAGGCTGTGTGATTAACATTATTGCTTTACAAAAAAAAGAAATCAAATAAATATATGTACCCCGAGAGATATATTTGGAAGTTTTTCTGAAATAAGAAAGACTAAACAAAAAGCTTTTGAAGGTAATTGTTTTTTTAAATTAATTATCAACAACGAGGTAAATCTTTATTTAAAACACTTTGGAGTCATTTGATTAATAAAACTTAAGTTTTCTCCAGCAACGTAATGTGTAACACAAATAAGATTTGATATTCACAAGATTTGATACATCTAAAAAATAATTTTAAGCATGTCTTTTAAAAATTTAACTGATAAAAAAGTTTTGGTTACAGGTGGAGCTGGCTTTATTGGTTCTAATCTTTCCGAAAAGCTGTTGGAATTAGGTGCTGTAGTAACTGTTTTGGATAATTTTGCCACAGGTCACAGACACAATATAGAACCTTTTTTGTCTAATAAAAACTTCACTTTGATTGAAGGCGACATCCGTGATTTAGAAACTTGTAGAAAAGCCTGTGAGGAACAAGAATTTGTGTTGCATCAAGCGGCTTTAGGTTCTGTTCCCCGTTCGATTAACGACCCAATTACGAGCAACGAGGTCAATGTAGGTGGCTTCCTCAATATGCTCGTAGCAGCGAGAGACGCAGGAGTAAAACGCTTGGTTTATGCCGCGAGTTCCTCTACTTATGGTGATTCTAAATCGCTACCTAAGGTAGAGGATGTCATCGGAAAACCTCTTTCTCCGTATGCGATTACCAAATATGTGAACGAGCTATACGCCGATGTATTCAAAAGAACTTATGATTTTGACACTATCGGATTGAGATATTTTAATGTGTTTGGTAGAAGACAAGACCCGAACGGTGCGTATGCGGCGGTAATTCCCAAATTTGTGATTCAGCTGATGAACCACCAATCGCCTACCATTAATGGCGATGGAACTTACTCTCGTGATTTTACATATATTGACAATGTGATTCAGATGAATCTTTTGTCGATAACTTCGGAGAATCCTGATGCTGTGAATCAAGTCTATAATACAGCGGTGGGAGACCGAACGACCATCAAAGATATGGCCGAATTGCTAAGGAAGTTTCTTGCCGAGTACGACCCTAAAATTGCAGAAGTAGAAATTCTAAACGGTCCTAATCGATTGGGTGATGTACCTCATTCTTTGGCTTCCATAGAAAAAGCACAGAAAAACTTAGGCTATCAGCCCTCTCATAAATTTGCAGAAGGGTTAAAGGAAGCCGTAGATTGGTATTGGAAAAATTTGAAATAATCATAAAAAAACTAAATAATGAAACACAAAATAGCAGTTATTGGATTAGGATATGTTGGTCTGCCATTAGCAAGACTTTTTGCCACAAAATATCCGGTAGTAGGATTTGATATTAACAGAGATAGAGTAGAAAAACTCAACCAAGGTCACGACGATACTTTGGAGGTTTCTGATGAATTGTTGCAGTCAGCTTTAGTGAAAGAGAATCCTTTCAAAACAGGAAATAATGGGCTTTTATGTTCAGCTGATCTAAAAGATATTGAGGATGCTAATATCTATGTGGTTACCGTCCCTACACCAGTGGATAAAAACAATCGTCCTGTGCTTACGCCTTTAGTAAAAGCCAGTGAAACTGTGGGAAAAGTACTGAAAAAAGGAGATATTGTAGTTTATGAATCAACGGTTTACCCAGGAGCTACTGAAGAAGATTGTATCCCTGTAGTAGAAAAAACTTCAGGAATGAAGTATAATGTGGATTTCTTTGCGGGATATTCACCCGAGCGTATCAATCCAGGAGACAAGGAACACACAGTAGAGAAAATTTTAAAAGTAACCTCGGGTTCTACACCAGAAATAGGAAAAATCGTAGATGATATTTACCAATCGGTCATTACAGCAGGTACGCATTTGGCTCCGACTATAAAAGTGGCTGAGGCGGCTAAAGTAATTGAAAACTCACAACGCGACATTAACATTGCTTTCGTTAATGAGTTGGCAAAAATCTTCAATTTGATGGATATCGATACCCACGCGGTATTAGCTGCGGCTGGCACGAAGTGGAATTTCTTACCATTCAAACCTGGCTTGGTGGGTGGGCATTGCATCGGTGTTGACCCATTCTACTTGGCTCAAAAAGCACAAGAGTACGGCTATCATCCTGAGATTATTTTGGCAGGAAGAAGATTGAACGACTCTATGGGCAAATATGTAGCTGAGCAAGTCGTAAAAGCGATGATTAAGAAAAATATCAACGTAAACGGGGCTGAAGTACTGATGTTAGGAGTTACCTTCAAGGAAAATTGCCCTGATGTTCGCAATACGAAAATTGTAGATGTGATTGCTGCTTTGGAAGATTTTGGTGTAAAAGTAACCATTTTTGACCCTTGGGCAAATCCAGAAGAGGTAAAGCACGAGTATGGTGTGGAAAGTACACAGAAATTGCCTGCTACAAAATTTGATGCCGTAGTTCTTGGAGTTGCTCACAAAGAGTTTTTGAAGTTGGAAATTAATAGATTAAGGAAAGAAAACTCTATAATTTATGATGTAAAAGGAGTTTTAGACATAGTAGATTCAAGATTATAGCTAATTTTCGAACCATATTCAGAAAATGTGTAATTAATTATAATAAATTGGTTTTTATGAGTATTTTTCGTCTAATAAGGGAAGAAAAGAGTTCATTGATGAAAATTTTTCGTTTAATGGAGTACCTTAAAGCAAAGAGAATTCCCGTCTTGCCTGGATTCTTCATGAGGTACATAAGGGTTGTTTATTCTTGTGATTTGCCTGTTAGTCTAAAATTAGGCAAAGGAGTTGTTTTGAAGCACAATGGATTAGGAGTTGTGATTCATCCTGATGCTATTATTGGAGAAAATACCCTTATCTATCAGAATGTTTCTATTGCGGGAAGAAATAACAGGGGGGTACCAACTATTGGCAAGAATGTCTTTATAGGCTGTGGAGCTTGTGTACTAGGAGGAGTAACGATAGGTGATAATGTTTCTATCGGAGCTAATAGTGTAGTCATAAATGATATTCCCGATAATGCCGTTGTTGTGGGAATACCAGGAAAAGTTGTAAAAATTAATGAATAACAGAAGACTTTTTAACTCATTTACGCCGTATTCTATACAATAAAATAAAAGTGTAACTTATTTCAGCAATTAAGTAATGTATCAATTTCAAGGGAAATGAATTCTAAAAAAATTGTGAATATTAATTGTTTAAAATGACAAACAAATTGCTAGCAATCAAAAGTTATTTTTGAAAGTTATCTTTTAATTTAAAACATAGCCTATAAAATATTAGATTAAAATTTGTGTTTATGCCATTTCTAAAAATATTTGAAGGAGATAGAGGTTCTATAATGAAAATATATCGCATTATGGAATATTTGAAACAAAAAAAAATACCTATTATACCAGGCCTCTTAATGAGATATATAAGAGTAATATATTCTTGTGAATTGCCTGTTGTTTCAAAGATGGGAAAGGGAGTATATTTTTTACATAGTGGCCTAGGAGTCGTAATTCATCCTGACGCCATCATTGGGGAAAGTACTATTATACTTCAAAATGTAACAATTGGAGGTCGGAATGATAAATTCGCTCCTACCATAGGAGAAAATGTTTTTATTGGGTGCGGAGCTTGTATTTTGGGCGGAATCACTATTGGAAACAATGTTATGATCGGGGCAAATGCTGTTGTCATAACAGACATACCTGATGGTTCTGTTGTTGTTGGTGTTCCAGGGAAAGTAGTAAAGACAATTAATGGAAAGCAGTAATATTTCGAATACAAAAATTGTATCAAGTTTTTCTTGGGTTTTAGTAGAGAGATTTGGATATAGTGGGATTAATTTATTAGCTACAATTGTTTTAGCTAGGCTTTTAACTCCTTACGAATTTGGTCTAGTTGGAACAGTGGCTGTCATTACTTCTATATCGAATATGATTGTAGAATCGGGGATGGGGGCTGCTTTGGTAAACAAAAAAAATGTTACAAAATTGGATTGTAATACAATGTTTACCTTTAATTTTTTTATGAGTATCTTTCTATATGCATTAATTTTTCTATTATCTCCTGCTATAGCCAATTATTTTGATGCCCCTATATTAGAGAATATTATAAGGGTGTTATCCCTAACCTTGGTGTTTAATGCTCTTACAATGGTTCAGAGAGTTATCTTAATAAAAAAATTGTTGTTTAAACAGCAATCTTTCATATCAATTACAGCTCTCTTAGTTTCTGTTGGTGTTTCAATCCTTTGTGCACTAAAGGGATGGGGTGTTTGGGCAATAGTTATTCAATTATTACTTTATTCAGGCGTGTACTCTATCATCATCTTTTTTGTTATAAGGTACATCCCAAGAGTACAATTTTCAAAAAAATCCTTTAAAGATTTAGTTGGATTTGGAGGGCGCATCATATTATCAGGAATGATTCAGGTTGGCTACAATGATATTATTTCTTCTGCCATTTCAAAAGTTTACACTATCCAAACGACTGGGTTGTACACTCAGTCACAAAAACTAATTAGTTTTCCAGTGTTTTTCTTTCGATCTTTATTTGATAGTGCTGCTTTTCCTATACTGTCAAAAACTACAAATAAAGGAGAGTTCAAGCTAATGTGTTCGCAGATAAATAGAGGAATTTACTTCTTAGCTTTTCCTCTGTTACTAATAATTCCTTTCAATGCGACCAGTATCCTGCACATTGTCTTAGGAGAACAGTGGATTCAAGCAAATAAGATTTTCACTATATTGAGCATTGGAGTAATAATTTCATTGATTGATAATTCTGCCTCCAACACACTAAAGTCTGCGGGAGAAGCTAAAGTTTTTCTAAGTATTGGCATCAGCAAAGCTATCATAGGGCTTTCGATCCTATCTGTAACATTCTTATTCCCTATAGATTTCGTGCTATATGGGATACTTTTCACAAACTTAATCACTAGTTTCATTAGTATCCATTATATAGATCAACTTACCCTTTACAAAATAAAAGACCAATTTAAAGACATCTTAATTCCTCTTTCAACAGCTTTCATTGCAAACTTGATAGCCTTTTTAGCATTTTGGTATATTGACTTTAAACATATAGCAATTAATTTGTCTGTTTACATTCTCATTATGCTCATAGTTTTCGTAATGCAATGCCTAGCATTAAACGTAAAAGAATTAAAGTTCATTATTCATAAAATAAAAAAACATCCGAGATGATCAACGTTAAATACATAGCTATCATTACAGGTATTATTTCTTCTTTTCTTTGCTTATTTGAGGTAGGAAATCCTCAATATAAAGCTATTTTTATTTTGCCCTTATGTTTTGGATTAATGAGTTCTATGTTCTACAAAATTTTTCTATTGTTGAAAAATAGCATTGTATTCAATTTATTCATGATTCAAGCCTTAATCCGTTACTGTATCATGCCGTATAAGGTATCTACGGGAGAATATATGACAGGTTTTCACTCATCAAATGGAGAGGTTGCTATATTCTTGATGCTTTTGGAAATCTTTTTTATTTTCGTTATACTAAATTTTGTCGCTCAAAAACAACAAACGTCGTTTATAAGTAGAACAAGTTACATTAAACCTATTAGTAGTTCTATATTTATATATTCATTGTTAATAGCTCTATTTTCATATATATACATTAGTGGCTACCTTTCTAAGGTTAACTTAGTTTGGAATTTAGGTTCTTTCGTACAAAAATATGTCGTAGACAGAGAAGAATTGAAGGATACTGGTTTTGCAGGAGTTTTATTTACCCCTCTCAAAACAATAGCAGCTATTTTTTTTATAGGTATGGTCTACAACAGTAAAAAAATATCAATAAACAAGAAAAAATATATCTACCTCATGATTATAGTCATGTCTTCTATTTTTATAATTGGAACAAGCAGATTAAGTATTATACATTTTGCGCTACCATTGCTTATTTTGGTAACATTTATGTTAGATAAGAAATCTTCTAAGAAACTTATTTTTGCATTTGGTTTATTCATCATACCTATTATCCTCATAGCTTCCATAGCTAAATTCACAAGGGGGGAGCAACAAGCAACAACAGAAAGTACTTTCAGCACATCTTCTTTAAATGCATATTTTGCAGGTCCTGGGAATGTTGCAACAGGTCTTGATGCCTATGGGGATTTAGTTATTAAAAATCATTCATTATTCTTTATAAATGATATGATACAAAATCTACCGGGTCTAGCAAAGTATTCATCTGACACCTACAAAACAAACGTTTTTTTTAACAAAGCCGTGTATGGACACTCTCTTGTAAGAGATCAAATTGTTCCTCTATCTGTTTCTGGAGTTTTTCATTTTGGTATTTTTGGAGGATTTTTATACGCTCCTTTATTTTTATTGATTTCCCTCTATATAGAACGGAAATCCTACAAAGAAACCTTTTTGGGATATAAGTATGTTTATATAACTTTATCCATAACTTTATCGATGATATTTATGCTAAACATTGGCAGCATGTATTTTGCTTTTGCCGTATCCCTATTATTTATTTATATGCCTTTTTACATAGTTAATTTTTTTGAAAAACTTAAATCATGAAAATAATATTTTTAGAAGCTGTTCAAAACTTTGGAGGAGCAAGAAAAAGTACAATTGAACTAGCTAAACGAATTCAATCATTAGGACATCAAGTATTAATTGTTGATTTTTGGGGATGTAATCAGCCCTTCGTACAAGAAACCAAATCTTGTCTATTAGAATTAAAGGTTCTCGACCCTAGAGAAAAACCACTGATTATAAGTAGTAAATCAAAACTAAAATATTTATGTAATGCTGTCAAATATTTTTTCCTTGAAAGAAAATATAAAAAAGAGTTTTCTAAAATAGTTGAAGAGTTTCGCCCAGATGTAGTTAATGTTAATAACACCAAATGTTTAAACATATTAGCATCTAATTCATTTTATAAGATTGAATTTTTTGCCAGAGGGTGGTTCGATTATAAGGGACTATCGCTATTTACAAAAAGAATTTTGAAAAAATACAAGCCTCAGTTTCTGACTGTTTCACAAGCCACACGACAAGCCATATTTACTGGAGGACTTACTAACTTAGAAAATATAAGAGTATTCGTCGACGTTATTGATTCAAACATTTTCAATCAATACACACCATCATATGAAAAACCTTTCAATGATGAAAACCCCATAAAATTATTGCATTCAGGTGGTTTTCTAAAAACAAAGGGGCAACACATATGTATTGGAGTCGCAAGGAAATTGAAAGAAATGAATATCCCATTTAAGATGTGTCTTACCGGTATAATCTACAAAGGAGAAGAGTCAGAAAAATATTATCACTATATATCGAATCTGATAAGCAAGTACGAACTACAAGATGAGGTAAAAATAGTTTTAGACCCTCCAAACATAATGGATTACTTTAGAGAAACTGATGTGTTAATACATCCCTCATGGACGGAAGGACTTCCTCGTGTTTGCTTGGAAGCAATGGCGTTCGGAAAGCCCATCATTGGCAACGCAGTTGGAGGTGTGACTGATGTCGTTATACATAATTTCACTGGGTTTATAACAGATTTCAATGATTTAGATCAATATACTGAATACGTAGTAAAATATCTGAAAAATTATGATTTATACAAATCTCATAGCAGTATGTCAAGACAACTCATAAAGCAGAATTATTTAGATTCTGATCAAATTCAAAATATCAAAAGAATTTATCCAATATAATAAAATTATGCTAGTATCAATAACTATACCTGTTTACAACAACTTAGAAGGTCTTGAACTTTCACTTAATAGCGTTATAAACCAATCATACACCAACTGGGAAGTTATCGTGGTAGATGATGGTTCAAAGGAAAATCACAAATGCATCGTTGACAAGTTCAATGATAGTAGGATTCTCTTTCACAGATTCGAAAAAAACAAAGGAAGACCTGTTGCCAGGCAAAAGACATTTGAAATGATGCGAGGAGATTTCTGTGCTTTCCTTGATGCAGGTGACTGCTATGAGAGCAATTTCCTAGAAAATGCAGTTAAGCATTTATCAAACAGCAGTTTATTGGGTGTCTCACAGACAATGAAAATTGTGTACAAAAATAATGTATACTACACCAGATACCAACAGGAAAAACCGATCAACATAAAATCACCCGCATATCAGAAGATGGGATTTGCCCCGACTGTTCTAAGAGCCGACATATGTAAAGATTATGTATTTGATCCTTCGTTAAAGTACTCTCAGGATAGACATTTCCTAAATTACGTAGCTACAAATTACGACGGTGAAATAATGTTGCTAAATTCTAATGGATACATATATAACCAAGGAGATGATAACATAAAAGTATCCACCACTTTCAAGAAGTATAAATATGATGGTTTAAGACTCTTCAAAGAGGGCAAATATGTTAAGGCATTCTTCAGATACATACAAGCGTTCTTGGGAGCTCTCTTACACTCAGTTTTCGGTTACGAATACTTGTTAGAAAAAAGATATGGACATAATAGCAAGAAAAAGTGATTCGCAGAGGTATATTGTACTCCAAAAAGAAAATAATTTAGCTACAAAAAAATTTAACAATGTTTCTGTATTAAAGGAAGTAGTATCTTTTTCTGACAGATAGATAAAGGTACAGATATTTCGTTTTATTCTAATTTATCTAAAGAAAAGAATTTCTGATTCTAGTGAAAATATCAACTCGCAATCATGAAGGATTTTAAAATTTTAGAACATTACAGAGAGTACCAATTATCAATGAAAACTCTCGAATCATAAACACTTTCAAATATTGTTGTTAATTTTTTATTAGTTAATCTTACACACTAGACAAAATTGCAAAAAATATCATTGTCCCACTAATTACTTTTGTAAAATGATTAAGCTATTCCGTACATCAACAATAGCAGCTTCTTTAGATACTTTACTAAAGGGGCAGCTTCGTTTTCTAAATCAGTATTTTGAGGTTACTGCCATATCAGGATACGATGAACGGCTCGAAAAAGTGCAACAACGAGAGGGAGTGAAGACACATCCTATTGAAATGCAGAGAAGCATCTCTCCTATTAGAGATTTTGTCTCTTTGGTAAAGTTGTATTTATATTTCAAAAAAGAAAAACCTGAAATTGTGCATTCTATAACTCCAAAAGCTGGACTGCTTACAATGTTAGCAGGAAAGTTAGCTGGTGTACCTATTAGAATACACACTTTTACAGGTCTAATTTTTCCTTCAAAAACTGGAATGATGCAAAAATTGCTAATTTCAATGGACAGGCTCTTGTGTTGGTCAGCCACCCACGTTTATCCTGAAGGAAATGGCGTAAAAAACGATCTGATAAATTATAAAATAACTTCCAAACCATTGAAAGTAATAGCAAATGGCAATGTCAATGGAATTGACTTAGTTTTTTTTTCCAAAGACCAAGTTTCACAAGAGGATAAGGAGAAACTAAGGCAAAAATTAAATATAGCCCATAATGATTTCATCTTTATATTTGTTGGGAGATTAGTAGGAGATAAAGGAATTAACGAACTTGTAAAAGCTTTCAAAAATCTTAAAGTAAGTAATTTAAAACTTTTGTTGGTAGGACCAATGGAGGAAAAACTAGACCCTTTAAAGCCTGAGAGCATTATAGAAATAGAGAAAAATAAAGACATCATTTACGTTGGCTTCCAAAAGGATGTTCGTCCTTTTTTTGCTATTTCAGATGCATTGGTGTTTCCAAGTTATCGAGAGGGATTTCCAAATGTAGTGATACAAGCTGGTGCTATGGAGTTACCAAGTATAGTTTCAAATATTAATGGTTGTAACGAAATAATCATTGAAGGAGAAAACGGCATTATTATTCCCGCAAAAGACACAGAGGAGTTAGAGAAAAAAATGAAACTTCTCTTCACAGATAAGGATTTCTATAA
Proteins encoded in this region:
- a CDS encoding right-handed parallel beta-helix repeat-containing protein, whose translation is MKKRIITSLLFLGIVPIIVFGGSSCTFEDVLEHANEKHKELNENINDREYDFIITPDNVTGDFRTFFQNVVRAYNNVLIKDGTYEIELVNGFGVFPKNGSTITFEKNAKIKVKPNSLEVYSVIDLRGKKDITLINPNLEGDKYTHLGKTGQWGFGIHVANCKNIVIKNAYVTKFWGDGIYLRNCENVKIYKPYLPDNRRQGLSILSGKDIEIHDLVAEDTGGQNPGYGIDIEPDWNGDSVTGLRIYRPIVRNNGNGTYYTGGINLSTHKSHILKPEKTTFSYSYFEIDIFDPIFEGDALMISAYTNYVKGHIKIYNPTFYKAKNTAVYIHNHQSDNFTTEIINPKFIDCVTSTKQSIYLAPILFDCSNLAVKSTGTKNIKITNPIIEASERATYKLAAIRNITANTFKEDLKNVTIQNLTVKGYEKPFYNHSGNRFTNSDLHNTFSLTISKESVLPSLNAELTVSKSLDGMAINHIDSTQETKLYLSDEIPISGSEFYYLNNSDNKTSLKILFGTKRNLTKNRIENWGTTKFSGIEVPFGGFVRLRKNDTNSWIVTSSSKNLKGI
- a CDS encoding O-antigen polymerase, producing MINVKYIAIITGIISSFLCLFEVGNPQYKAIFILPLCFGLMSSMFYKIFLLLKNSIVFNLFMIQALIRYCIMPYKVSTGEYMTGFHSSNGEVAIFLMLLEIFFIFVILNFVAQKQQTSFISRTSYIKPISSSIFIYSLLIALFSYIYISGYLSKVNLVWNLGSFVQKYVVDREELKDTGFAGVLFTPLKTIAAIFFIGMVYNSKKISINKKKYIYLMIIVMSSIFIIGTSRLSIIHFALPLLILVTFMLDKKSSKKLIFAFGLFIIPIILIASIAKFTRGEQQATTESTFSTSSLNAYFAGPGNVATGLDAYGDLVIKNHSLFFINDMIQNLPGLAKYSSDTYKTNVFFNKAVYGHSLVRDQIVPLSVSGVFHFGIFGGFLYAPLFLLISLYIERKSYKETFLGYKYVYITLSITLSMIFMLNIGSMYFAFAVSLLFIYMPFYIVNFFEKLKS
- a CDS encoding SDR family oxidoreductase; translated protein: MSFKNLTDKKVLVTGGAGFIGSNLSEKLLELGAVVTVLDNFATGHRHNIEPFLSNKNFTLIEGDIRDLETCRKACEEQEFVLHQAALGSVPRSINDPITSNEVNVGGFLNMLVAARDAGVKRLVYAASSSTYGDSKSLPKVEDVIGKPLSPYAITKYVNELYADVFKRTYDFDTIGLRYFNVFGRRQDPNGAYAAVIPKFVIQLMNHQSPTINGDGTYSRDFTYIDNVIQMNLLSITSENPDAVNQVYNTAVGDRTTIKDMAELLRKFLAEYDPKIAEVEILNGPNRLGDVPHSLASIEKAQKNLGYQPSHKFAEGLKEAVDWYWKNLK
- a CDS encoding serine O-acetyltransferase, yielding MRYIRVVYSCDLPVSLKLGKGVVLKHNGLGVVIHPDAIIGENTLIYQNVSIAGRNNRGVPTIGKNVFIGCGACVLGGVTIGDNVSIGANSVVINDIPDNAVVVGIPGKVVKINE
- a CDS encoding glycosyltransferase family 4 protein, producing the protein MKIIFLEAVQNFGGARKSTIELAKRIQSLGHQVLIVDFWGCNQPFVQETKSCLLELKVLDPREKPLIISSKSKLKYLCNAVKYFFLERKYKKEFSKIVEEFRPDVVNVNNTKCLNILASNSFYKIEFFARGWFDYKGLSLFTKRILKKYKPQFLTVSQATRQAIFTGGLTNLENIRVFVDVIDSNIFNQYTPSYEKPFNDENPIKLLHSGGFLKTKGQHICIGVARKLKEMNIPFKMCLTGIIYKGEESEKYYHYISNLISKYELQDEVKIVLDPPNIMDYFRETDVLIHPSWTEGLPRVCLEAMAFGKPIIGNAVGGVTDVVIHNFTGFITDFNDLDQYTEYVVKYLKNYDLYKSHSSMSRQLIKQNYLDSDQIQNIKRIYPI
- a CDS encoding nucleotide sugar dehydrogenase, translated to MKHKIAVIGLGYVGLPLARLFATKYPVVGFDINRDRVEKLNQGHDDTLEVSDELLQSALVKENPFKTGNNGLLCSADLKDIEDANIYVVTVPTPVDKNNRPVLTPLVKASETVGKVLKKGDIVVYESTVYPGATEEDCIPVVEKTSGMKYNVDFFAGYSPERINPGDKEHTVEKILKVTSGSTPEIGKIVDDIYQSVITAGTHLAPTIKVAEAAKVIENSQRDINIAFVNELAKIFNLMDIDTHAVLAAAGTKWNFLPFKPGLVGGHCIGVDPFYLAQKAQEYGYHPEIILAGRRLNDSMGKYVAEQVVKAMIKKNINVNGAEVLMLGVTFKENCPDVRNTKIVDVIAALEDFGVKVTIFDPWANPEEVKHEYGVESTQKLPATKFDAVVLGVAHKEFLKLEINRLRKENSIIYDVKGVLDIVDSRL
- a CDS encoding lipopolysaccharide biosynthesis protein, translated to MESSNISNTKIVSSFSWVLVERFGYSGINLLATIVLARLLTPYEFGLVGTVAVITSISNMIVESGMGAALVNKKNVTKLDCNTMFTFNFFMSIFLYALIFLLSPAIANYFDAPILENIIRVLSLTLVFNALTMVQRVILIKKLLFKQQSFISITALLVSVGVSILCALKGWGVWAIVIQLLLYSGVYSIIIFFVIRYIPRVQFSKKSFKDLVGFGGRIILSGMIQVGYNDIISSAISKVYTIQTTGLYTQSQKLISFPVFFFRSLFDSAAFPILSKTTNKGEFKLMCSQINRGIYFLAFPLLLIIPFNATSILHIVLGEQWIQANKIFTILSIGVIISLIDNSASNTLKSAGEAKVFLSIGISKAIIGLSILSVTFLFPIDFVLYGILFTNLITSFISIHYIDQLTLYKIKDQFKDILIPLSTAFIANLIAFLAFWYIDFKHIAINLSVYILIMLIVFVMQCLALNVKELKFIIHKIKKHPR
- a CDS encoding serine O-acetyltransferase is translated as MGKGVYFLHSGLGVVIHPDAIIGESTIILQNVTIGGRNDKFAPTIGENVFIGCGACILGGITIGNNVMIGANAVVITDIPDGSVVVGVPGKVVKTINGKQ